One stretch of Priestia megaterium DNA includes these proteins:
- a CDS encoding VOC family protein codes for MIKSIYETHVQVRSLEDSIEFYRRLGLTFVHRIEERRCAFFFVGEQKQMLGLWETDEKELKTSHFAFGIAAADIHEALTWLRSKGIEPEETSFGKPQTEPIVHTWMPAACVYFNDPDGNRLELITLLNDEPVVSKDFPYLSEWNKETGTKLF; via the coding sequence ATGATTAAGAGTATTTATGAGACGCATGTGCAGGTGCGGAGTTTGGAGGATTCGATTGAGTTTTATAGACGTCTTGGGCTGACGTTTGTTCATCGAATTGAAGAGAGGCGCTGTGCTTTTTTCTTTGTTGGGGAACAAAAGCAGATGCTTGGGCTTTGGGAAACAGACGAAAAAGAGCTGAAAACCAGTCATTTTGCTTTTGGAATTGCAGCAGCGGATATTCATGAAGCGTTAACGTGGCTGCGTTCAAAAGGTATTGAACCGGAAGAGACTTCGTTTGGAAAGCCGCAAACAGAGCCGATTGTTCATACGTGGATGCCAGCGGCTTGCGTGTATTTTAATGACCCTGACGGCAACCGCTTGGAGTTAATTACGCTTTTGAATGATGAGCCCGTTGTATCTAAGGATTTTCCGTATTTAAGTGAATGGAACAAAGAGACCGGGACGAAATTATTTTAG
- a CDS encoding carbohydrate kinase family protein — protein MGKLFSIGEVLIDMIPAQKGLQLKEVESFTRVPGGAPANVAAVVATYGNESALITKVGEDAFGDFLVDTLREVGVGTDMVYRTEEANTALAFVSLREDGERDFSFYRNPSADLLLTEDEINPDWFASNDLLHFCSVDLVESPMKYAHMKAIKSMKEKGGVISFDPNVRLPLWKDHELCRQTILEFIPQAHIVKISDDELSFITGIEDEQKAIQSLFTGDVQVVVFTKGAEGATLYTKQAVYESNGYKVAVVDTTGAGDAFIGGFLYQLLSRDVSQENLTAILDRDHDAILRFANASGALTTTGKGAISSIPAKEVVEQFCKPVAN, from the coding sequence ATGGGTAAGTTATTTAGTATCGGTGAAGTATTAATTGATATGATTCCAGCTCAAAAAGGTCTTCAATTGAAAGAAGTGGAATCGTTTACGCGTGTGCCAGGCGGAGCGCCGGCAAACGTTGCGGCAGTTGTTGCTACATACGGTAATGAGTCAGCGCTTATTACAAAAGTTGGAGAAGATGCGTTTGGAGACTTTCTAGTAGATACGCTTCGTGAAGTAGGAGTAGGTACTGATATGGTCTATCGTACAGAAGAAGCAAACACAGCTTTAGCTTTTGTTTCCCTGCGTGAAGACGGAGAAAGAGATTTCAGCTTCTATCGTAATCCTTCAGCAGATTTATTACTAACAGAAGACGAAATTAACCCTGATTGGTTTGCAAGTAACGATCTTCTTCATTTCTGTTCGGTTGATTTAGTTGAAAGCCCTATGAAATACGCTCATATGAAAGCGATTAAAAGCATGAAAGAAAAAGGCGGCGTTATCAGTTTTGATCCAAATGTACGTCTTCCACTGTGGAAAGATCATGAGCTATGCCGTCAAACGATTTTAGAATTTATTCCTCAAGCGCACATTGTCAAAATTTCAGACGACGAGCTGTCGTTTATTACCGGCATTGAAGATGAACAGAAAGCGATTCAGTCTCTATTTACAGGTGACGTTCAAGTAGTTGTGTTCACAAAAGGAGCAGAAGGCGCAACGCTTTATACAAAACAAGCTGTCTATGAATCAAACGGCTACAAAGTAGCAGTTGTTGATACAACAGGTGCTGGAGATGCATTTATTGGCGGATTCCTTTATCAGCTATTAAGCCGCGATGTGTCACAAGAAAACTTAACGGCCATTCTTGACCGCGACCACGATGCTATTTTGCGTTTTGCAAATGCAAGCGGTGCCTTAACGACAACAGGAAAAGGTGCGATCAGTTCGATTCCAGCCAAAGAAGTAGTAGAGCAATTTTGTAAGCCTGTAGCTAACTAA
- a CDS encoding DUF2087 domain-containing protein: protein MVNDLFWESSFDDMKKGYGESEEHYHCLLCGESIEKGIIYPVEGVFYEAKRYMKLHVEQEHGSVFHHLIQLDKDVTGLSDHQKNLVKFFKEGKSDSDIQKEMGIGSSSTIRNHRFTLKKKERQAKVFLTLMELLNDGEEEKAVPMSNTAPKRSQRYSVSDEEREKILAKNFPQGLNGPLRTFHLQEKHRLVVLEELSGHFDFGSTYTEKEVNDMLTPFYDDYAVLRRYLIEYGFLERSADGSSYWRKGEIGMSTDSKDYKKQMKQLAKEVKTEGGVYQIKNLHNDKIYIGSTPNIKTLNGVKFTLKTNTHQNKELQNEWNTYGADAFSIEMLETIKREEEKALSKKDLLKLEAKWLEKLQPYGEKGYHSPKADTKEK, encoded by the coding sequence ATGGTAAACGATTTGTTTTGGGAATCATCTTTTGATGATATGAAAAAAGGATACGGGGAAAGCGAAGAGCACTATCACTGCTTACTGTGCGGTGAAAGTATTGAAAAAGGCATTATTTATCCGGTGGAAGGTGTTTTTTATGAAGCAAAACGCTATATGAAGCTTCATGTTGAACAGGAGCACGGGTCTGTATTTCATCATTTAATACAGCTAGATAAAGATGTAACGGGTCTTTCTGATCATCAAAAAAATTTAGTGAAGTTTTTTAAGGAAGGAAAAAGCGATAGTGATATTCAAAAAGAAATGGGCATCGGCAGTTCATCCACCATTCGGAATCACCGCTTTACGTTAAAGAAAAAAGAGCGTCAGGCAAAAGTGTTTTTAACGCTGATGGAACTGTTGAACGACGGGGAAGAAGAGAAGGCGGTACCCATGTCAAATACAGCGCCTAAAAGAAGTCAGCGCTACAGCGTCAGCGATGAAGAACGTGAAAAAATTTTAGCGAAGAATTTTCCGCAAGGTTTAAACGGACCTCTTCGCACCTTTCACTTGCAAGAAAAACACCGTCTTGTTGTTCTTGAAGAATTAAGCGGGCATTTTGATTTTGGTAGCACGTATACGGAAAAAGAAGTAAATGATATGTTAACACCTTTTTATGACGACTACGCCGTGCTGCGACGCTATTTAATTGAGTACGGTTTCTTAGAACGCAGCGCAGACGGAAGCAGCTACTGGAGAAAAGGAGAGATAGGGATGAGTACCGATTCAAAAGACTATAAAAAACAAATGAAACAGCTCGCGAAAGAAGTAAAAACAGAAGGCGGCGTGTATCAAATAAAAAACCTTCACAACGATAAGATTTACATTGGCTCTACGCCTAACATCAAAACGTTAAACGGCGTAAAGTTCACGTTAAAGACGAACACTCATCAAAATAAAGAGCTTCAAAACGAGTGGAATACGTACGGAGCGGATGCTTTTTCAATTGAGATGCTGGAAACGATTAAAAGAGAAGAAGAAAAAGCACTTTCAAAAAAGGATTTGCTGAAACTGGAAGCGAAATGGTTAGAGAAGCTGCAGCCTTACGGCGAAAAAGGCTATCATTCGCCGAAAGCTGATACAAAGGAGAAATAG
- the nirD gene encoding nitrite reductase small subunit NirD, with amino-acid sequence MVNKNIIKVCVGSIHDFPVSLGKTVKVNGKEIAVFKLSSGKIRAIENRCPHKGGVLSEGIVSGDSVFCPMHDWKICLHDGNVQEPDSGCVDTYEASVEGDLLYLLIEE; translated from the coding sequence ATGGTGAATAAAAACATTATAAAAGTATGCGTAGGGTCTATTCATGATTTTCCAGTAAGCCTAGGTAAAACAGTGAAAGTAAACGGAAAAGAAATTGCGGTGTTTAAGCTATCAAGCGGAAAAATACGGGCAATTGAAAATCGCTGCCCGCATAAAGGCGGGGTGCTAAGTGAAGGAATCGTGAGCGGCGACTCGGTGTTCTGTCCGATGCACGACTGGAAAATTTGCTTGCATGACGGCAACGTGCAAGAGCCTGACAGCGGATGTGTAGACACGTACGAAGCGTCGGTTGAAGGAGATTTGCTGTATCTTTTAATTGAAGAATAA
- a CDS encoding cyclic-phosphate processing receiver domain-containing protein — MKINVFLDDYRKCPDGHVLAETIDECIDLLRSFDVEHLSLDHDLLSKTRNGLMLVHLMVKHHLYADRITIHSANHLGSKAMYNCFKEAQKEHKMPNNIKILRCPLPLR; from the coding sequence ATGAAAATCAATGTTTTTCTAGACGACTATCGCAAATGCCCTGACGGTCATGTTTTAGCCGAAACGATTGATGAATGTATTGATCTGCTAAGATCATTTGACGTTGAACATTTGTCACTCGATCACGATTTACTCAGCAAGACACGGAATGGATTAATGCTCGTGCATTTGATGGTAAAGCATCATTTATATGCCGATCGAATTACGATTCACTCCGCCAATCATTTAGGCAGCAAAGCAATGTACAACTGCTTTAAGGAAGCTCAAAAAGAGCATAAAATGCCAAACAACATTAAAATTCTAAGATGCCCTCTGCCTCTTCGATGA
- a CDS encoding formate/nitrite transporter family protein: MFKNSLQSMNELAREKTNLVNDHLPSYFLLAVLAGAYVGIGVILALSVGAPLASASLPVVSLVMGLSFAVALLLVVFAGAELFTGNHMVYTVSTLSGVTTWKDTFKNWTWCFIGNAAGAFGLCLLITGTGLFKGIELNHLLMTLAAKKMNLPVSELFFRGILCNWLVCLAIWTASRTKSDAAKIMLIFWMLFAFVASGYEHSVANMTFLGLALLLPHPDAISAAGLFHNLIPVTLGNIAGGGLFVGSLYWFVNARQLKEAKKQPAALSADLDSAKLSK; encoded by the coding sequence TTGTTTAAGAATTCACTGCAGTCAATGAATGAGTTAGCCCGCGAAAAAACGAACCTTGTGAATGATCATTTGCCGAGTTATTTTCTGTTAGCTGTGCTAGCGGGTGCTTACGTAGGAATTGGCGTTATATTAGCTCTATCAGTAGGAGCGCCTTTAGCCTCTGCTTCTTTACCGGTCGTTTCTCTTGTGATGGGGTTATCTTTTGCTGTTGCTCTACTGCTTGTCGTATTTGCAGGAGCTGAATTGTTTACCGGAAATCACATGGTCTATACGGTGAGTACGCTATCGGGAGTCACTACATGGAAAGATACGTTCAAGAACTGGACGTGGTGTTTTATCGGAAATGCGGCAGGAGCGTTTGGGCTTTGTTTGTTAATTACCGGAACCGGTTTGTTTAAAGGAATTGAACTGAATCATTTACTCATGACGCTGGCAGCTAAAAAAATGAATTTGCCGGTCAGTGAATTATTTTTTCGCGGCATCCTTTGCAACTGGCTTGTTTGTCTGGCAATTTGGACGGCTTCGCGCACTAAAAGCGATGCGGCAAAGATCATGCTTATTTTTTGGATGCTGTTTGCATTTGTTGCTTCAGGATATGAGCACAGCGTGGCAAATATGACGTTTCTTGGTCTAGCTTTATTGCTTCCGCATCCTGATGCGATTTCGGCTGCTGGACTATTTCATAATTTAATTCCTGTTACACTCGGAAACATCGCAGGGGGAGGACTGTTTGTAGGAAGCCTCTACTGGTTCGTGAACGCTAGGCAGCTAAAAGAAGCTAAAAAACAGCCGGCTGCTCTCTCAGCTGACTTGGATTCTGCTAAACTGTCTAAATAG
- a CDS encoding MATE family efflux transporter has translation MLVFLIPLMLSNAMQSVGQLAGSIIVGRALGVDALAAISAFFPLFFLLVSFSIGIGSGSSILIGQAYGAQNEKRVKEIIGTTLTFTFLVGIVLAVAGSIFAPDILRIMGTPANIIDVTVHYARILFVAIPVLFLYFVYTTFMRGTGDSKTPFYFLVVSTVLNIIFLPILIFGWIGVPKLGVYGAAYATVFSTVLTFIIMIVYLRKKNHPLKFDSSISLKMDGTLLKLLMRLGIPASINMILVSLSEIAVITFVNGFGSDATAAYGAVNQVASYVQMPAISLGIAVSIFAAQSIGANKFERLKEVIRSGIMLNYVIGSVLILLIYLFSNQILALFLTSQHTLHIAEELLVITLWSYLIFGHAQIITATMRASGTVLWPTVFSIMAIWCVEVPVAYVLSQFTSLEIKGIWIGYPAAFVVSLILQYSYYQFVWKKKKIERLVG, from the coding sequence ATGCTTGTGTTTTTGATTCCGCTCATGTTAAGTAACGCCATGCAGTCAGTTGGGCAGCTGGCGGGAAGTATTATTGTCGGAAGAGCGCTTGGAGTTGATGCGTTAGCCGCTATTTCCGCTTTTTTTCCTCTGTTTTTTCTGCTCGTGTCGTTTTCGATTGGAATTGGTTCAGGAAGTTCCATTTTAATCGGGCAAGCGTACGGGGCACAAAATGAAAAACGAGTGAAAGAAATTATCGGTACCACGCTCACGTTTACGTTTTTAGTAGGCATTGTGCTTGCTGTTGCAGGAAGCATATTTGCTCCGGATATTCTTCGGATCATGGGAACGCCGGCTAATATTATTGACGTAACGGTTCACTATGCGCGCATTTTGTTTGTGGCAATTCCTGTTTTGTTTTTATACTTTGTTTATACGACGTTTATGCGCGGAACCGGAGACTCTAAAACGCCTTTTTACTTTTTAGTCGTGAGTACGGTCTTAAACATCATTTTCCTTCCAATTTTAATTTTTGGATGGATCGGAGTGCCAAAGCTTGGAGTGTACGGCGCTGCGTATGCAACGGTGTTTTCAACCGTATTAACGTTCATTATTATGATCGTTTATTTACGCAAGAAAAATCATCCGTTAAAGTTTGACTCATCTATTTCATTAAAGATGGACGGAACGCTTTTAAAGCTGCTTATGCGTTTAGGGATTCCAGCGAGTATCAATATGATTTTAGTTTCTCTTTCTGAAATTGCGGTCATTACGTTTGTAAATGGATTTGGCTCAGACGCTACAGCAGCGTACGGAGCGGTGAACCAAGTGGCAAGCTATGTACAAATGCCGGCAATCAGCTTAGGAATTGCGGTTTCTATTTTTGCGGCGCAGTCGATTGGTGCCAATAAATTTGAGCGTTTAAAAGAAGTTATTCGCTCTGGAATTATGCTGAATTACGTCATTGGCAGCGTATTGATTTTACTTATTTATCTCTTTTCCAATCAAATTTTAGCTCTGTTTTTAACAAGTCAGCACACGCTCCATATTGCCGAAGAGCTGTTAGTGATAACACTTTGGAGCTATTTGATTTTCGGTCATGCGCAAATTATTACCGCTACGATGCGAGCAAGCGGTACTGTGCTTTGGCCTACGGTATTTAGTATTATGGCTATTTGGTGTGTGGAAGTGCCCGTAGCCTATGTGTTATCGCAGTTTACAT
- the cobA gene encoding uroporphyrinogen-III C-methyltransferase, producing the protein MRTGKVYIVGAGPGDPDLLTIKAAKCLEKADVILYDRLVNPVLLQYAKEGAELVYCGKKPGDHCVSQDDIHDLLVFYARKGNTVVRLKGGDPFIFGRGGEEAEVLVGHGIPFEVVPGITAGIAAPAYAGIPVTHRELSRSFAVVTGHCLSGKPESIRWEHLAKGVDTLAIYMGVKNLPYICRQLLHAGKSANTPVALIEQGTSVYQRTVTGTLGTIVETAAEQQVSNPAMIVIGEVVKQASALSWFLEKTEEKVCV; encoded by the coding sequence ATGAGAACAGGAAAAGTGTACATTGTAGGAGCCGGACCAGGAGATCCAGATTTACTAACAATAAAAGCAGCCAAATGTTTAGAAAAAGCAGATGTTATTTTATATGACCGATTAGTGAACCCTGTTCTTCTTCAGTATGCAAAAGAAGGAGCTGAACTCGTCTACTGCGGGAAAAAGCCTGGTGATCACTGCGTTTCTCAAGATGATATTCATGATTTGCTTGTATTCTACGCAAGAAAAGGAAACACCGTCGTCCGCTTAAAAGGCGGAGATCCGTTTATTTTCGGAAGAGGCGGTGAAGAAGCGGAAGTGCTCGTTGGGCACGGAATTCCATTTGAAGTCGTTCCAGGTATTACAGCGGGAATTGCGGCACCGGCCTATGCTGGAATTCCTGTGACGCATCGTGAGCTGAGCCGTTCGTTTGCCGTTGTGACGGGACACTGTTTGAGCGGCAAGCCGGAAAGTATTCGCTGGGAGCATTTGGCAAAAGGAGTTGATACGCTTGCGATTTATATGGGCGTTAAAAACTTACCTTATATTTGCCGTCAGCTTTTACATGCTGGAAAAAGCGCGAATACGCCTGTCGCTCTTATTGAACAAGGCACATCGGTTTATCAGCGCACGGTTACAGGTACGCTTGGCACTATCGTAGAAACGGCTGCCGAGCAGCAAGTGAGCAATCCCGCGATGATTGTGATTGGTGAAGTGGTGAAGCAAGCTTCTGCTCTTTCTTGGTTTTTGGAAAAAACAGAAGAAAAAGTATGCGTCTAA
- a CDS encoding GRP family sugar transporter — MDILLGVLPSVAWGSMILVSMKMGGGPYSQTLGTIIGALILSFVQFMIVQPVLTPTLVIVGIVSGLFWSVGQSNQFKSVPYLGVSKSMPISTGMQLVSTALFGVIVFKEWSTLQTIVLGSIAILLILAGVVLSSLDGKKEGAQGAPGQTKKGVITLIISSLGFLVYVVIARIFNVDAWAALFPQAIGMLIGGLIITYKHKPFNKYTIRNILPGLIWASGNMFLFLSQSRLGVATSFSLSQMGIVISIFGGIVFLGEKKTKRQLFYVSLASVLIISGGICIGLAKAHA; from the coding sequence ATGGATATTTTGCTAGGTGTTCTTCCTTCCGTTGCGTGGGGAAGCATGATTTTAGTTAGTATGAAGATGGGCGGTGGACCTTACAGTCAAACGCTGGGAACAATTATTGGAGCATTGATTCTTTCATTTGTTCAGTTTATGATTGTGCAGCCGGTGTTAACGCCAACGCTTGTTATTGTCGGAATTGTTTCAGGTTTATTCTGGTCAGTAGGTCAAAGCAATCAGTTTAAAAGTGTTCCATACCTTGGTGTTTCAAAGTCAATGCCGATTTCAACCGGTATGCAATTAGTATCAACAGCTCTTTTTGGTGTTATTGTATTTAAAGAATGGTCAACGCTTCAAACGATTGTGCTTGGATCTATTGCGATTCTTTTAATACTAGCAGGCGTTGTGCTTTCTTCATTAGACGGTAAAAAAGAAGGTGCACAAGGGGCTCCAGGACAAACGAAAAAAGGAGTTATCACTCTTATCATTTCAAGTCTAGGATTCTTAGTTTACGTAGTTATCGCACGTATCTTCAACGTAGACGCATGGGCAGCTCTATTCCCGCAAGCAATCGGTATGTTAATTGGCGGCTTAATCATTACATACAAACATAAGCCATTTAACAAATATACGATTCGCAATATCTTACCAGGTCTAATCTGGGCATCTGGAAACATGTTCTTATTCTTATCTCAATCAAGACTAGGCGTAGCAACAAGCTTTTCATTATCGCAAATGGGTATCGTTATTTCAATTTTTGGCGGTATTGTCTTCTTGGGAGAAAAGAAAACAAAGCGTCAATTATTCTATGTATCTCTTGCGAGTGTACTGATTATTTCAGGCGGTATCTGTATCGGTCTCGCGAAAGCACACGCTTAA